A part of Streptomyces sp. NBC_01235 genomic DNA contains:
- a CDS encoding DUF3631 domain-containing protein yields the protein MTDATAPAPSIDGAALLNEVEAFHRRFNVFPTEAAYVAVALWDAHAHLLDCFDSTPRIAFLSPEPGSGKSRALEIVETLVPQPMVAVNASAAALFRAVSGADGRPTILFDEIDTVFGPKAGDNEELRGFLNAGHRRSGVTYRCVGDGSNQSVQPFPSYCAVAMAGLGSLPDTILTRSVIIRMRRRARNERVEPFRQRIHEKEGRALRDRLAKWADAVRATVEGAWPIMPDGVTDRPADVWEPLLAVADAAGGQWPQRARAACVELVTAASEDDEASLGIRLLTDLRDTVLYGIDRMPTAAILECLNSMDDAPWVDMGGKPLTPRGLARLLSQYMTGANKPIKPRPIRTAAGTVPRGYYSEDLADAWARYCPPPPSKSATSATSATQQVNRSESVAEVLPGIRYTPDETATPSATAAAP from the coding sequence ATGACCGACGCCACCGCGCCCGCCCCGTCCATCGACGGCGCCGCCCTGCTCAACGAGGTCGAAGCGTTCCACCGCCGCTTCAACGTCTTCCCCACCGAAGCCGCATACGTCGCAGTCGCCCTGTGGGACGCCCACGCCCACCTGCTCGACTGCTTCGACTCAACGCCCCGGATCGCCTTCCTCTCCCCGGAGCCGGGATCCGGCAAGTCCCGCGCGCTGGAGATCGTGGAGACCCTCGTGCCGCAGCCCATGGTGGCCGTCAACGCGTCCGCCGCCGCCCTCTTCCGCGCGGTCTCCGGCGCGGACGGACGCCCGACGATCCTCTTCGACGAGATCGACACCGTCTTCGGTCCCAAGGCCGGGGACAACGAGGAGTTGCGCGGGTTCCTCAACGCCGGACACCGCCGCTCCGGCGTCACGTACAGGTGCGTGGGCGACGGCTCGAACCAGAGCGTTCAACCCTTCCCCTCGTACTGCGCGGTTGCCATGGCCGGTCTCGGCTCTCTGCCGGACACGATCCTGACCCGCTCGGTCATCATCCGAATGCGCCGCCGGGCCCGGAACGAGCGAGTGGAACCCTTCAGGCAGCGCATCCACGAGAAGGAGGGCCGCGCCCTCCGTGACCGGCTCGCGAAGTGGGCCGACGCCGTCCGTGCCACGGTAGAGGGCGCATGGCCGATCATGCCGGACGGCGTCACGGACCGCCCCGCGGACGTGTGGGAACCCCTGCTCGCCGTTGCCGACGCGGCCGGCGGACAGTGGCCCCAACGCGCGCGGGCCGCCTGTGTCGAGCTGGTGACCGCCGCGAGCGAGGACGACGAAGCCTCCCTCGGTATCCGCCTGCTCACCGACCTGCGCGACACCGTCCTCTACGGCATCGACCGCATGCCGACCGCCGCCATCCTGGAGTGCCTGAACAGCATGGACGACGCGCCATGGGTCGACATGGGTGGGAAGCCGCTCACCCCGCGAGGGCTGGCCCGGCTGCTCAGCCAGTACATGACCGGCGCCAACAAGCCCATCAAGCCGCGCCCGATTCGTACGGCGGCGGGCACGGTGCCGCGCGGCTACTACTCCGAGGATCTCGCGGACGCGTGGGCCCGATACTGCCCCCCGCCCCCGTCAAAGTCCGCTACATCCGCTACGTCCGCTACACAGCAGGTCAACAGGAGTGAATCCGTAGCGGAAGTGCTTCCGGGAATCCGCTACACGCCCGACGAAACCGCTACACCGTCGGCCACCGCCGCCGCGCCGTAG
- a CDS encoding helix-turn-helix transcriptional regulator codes for MSARVRDEKLTIKEVLADLKVAPATFYRWRQLGKAPRSIKLPNGDVRIRRSEYERWLAELEDAA; via the coding sequence ATGAGCGCCCGCGTGCGGGACGAGAAGTTGACGATCAAAGAGGTTCTCGCGGACCTCAAGGTCGCCCCGGCAACCTTCTACCGGTGGCGCCAACTCGGGAAAGCGCCCCGCTCGATCAAGCTGCCGAACGGGGACGTCCGTATCCGTCGATCCGAGTACGAGCGTTGGCTTGCGGAGCTGGAGGACGCTGCGTGA
- a CDS encoding tyrosine-type recombinase/integrase: MNDIPAGRPDGSARQGYSFDVKLWKVSKTGRKSRPWRLRWVVAGQVHSDTFTTAALAESRRSELWQAMNRRGEAFEIASGLPESEVRAAEEAAEAAQAEPPLQWFEFCRKYVAGRWRTSAAKSREGMADGLAAVTLAMVKRGKDAPSDERLRLAFRWGIVPANEGEDPPAELKTPYDWLTTADRPVVDMFDADVFEDVLYRLNYKLDGAPAAGDTYKRRRRALNTALEHAVAAGELPENPLQRVRRKHVGSNDVVDRRVLVNAVQARQLLAAVSYVGSWDRCRGRRLVAFYAVLYYAGLRPAEAVGLRWSDCHLPETGWGTLTLRETRPVSGKQWTDSGERHDRRGLKAREATTDRPVPIPAVLVAILQTHLKAFGTAKEGRVFGNERGGVVGSSTYWRVWEEAREYALTPERVDSPLAGRPYDLRHACITRWLNAGVPIAEVARRVGNSPEVIHRRYHGCIDGHEEAANVKIAKALEEEGDG; encoded by the coding sequence GTGAACGACATCCCGGCCGGGCGCCCTGACGGGTCGGCCCGGCAGGGCTACTCCTTCGACGTCAAGCTCTGGAAGGTGTCGAAGACCGGGCGGAAGTCGCGCCCGTGGCGCCTGCGGTGGGTGGTCGCCGGACAGGTGCACAGCGACACGTTCACCACGGCTGCGCTCGCGGAGAGCCGGCGATCGGAGCTGTGGCAGGCCATGAACCGGCGCGGCGAGGCGTTCGAGATCGCATCGGGCCTGCCGGAGTCCGAGGTGCGAGCGGCGGAGGAAGCGGCCGAAGCGGCGCAGGCCGAACCGCCGTTGCAGTGGTTCGAGTTCTGCCGGAAGTATGTGGCCGGGCGGTGGCGCACGAGCGCGGCCAAGAGCCGTGAGGGCATGGCGGACGGGCTCGCCGCCGTGACCCTCGCCATGGTCAAGCGAGGAAAGGACGCTCCCTCGGATGAGCGCCTGCGGTTGGCGTTCCGGTGGGGGATCGTGCCCGCGAACGAGGGGGAGGACCCGCCGGCCGAACTCAAGACCCCGTACGACTGGCTCACGACGGCGGACCGGCCGGTCGTCGACATGTTCGACGCTGACGTCTTCGAAGACGTGCTCTACCGCCTCAACTACAAGTTGGACGGCGCCCCCGCGGCGGGCGACACGTACAAGCGGCGGCGCCGCGCCCTGAACACCGCCCTCGAACACGCGGTGGCTGCGGGAGAGCTCCCGGAGAACCCGCTGCAGCGTGTCCGCCGGAAGCACGTCGGCTCCAACGATGTCGTGGACCGGCGCGTCCTCGTAAACGCCGTACAGGCCCGTCAGTTGCTCGCTGCCGTCTCTTACGTCGGGTCGTGGGATCGCTGCCGTGGGCGGCGCTTGGTGGCCTTTTACGCGGTCCTGTACTACGCGGGACTCCGGCCCGCTGAAGCAGTGGGACTCCGGTGGTCGGACTGCCACTTGCCGGAGACGGGCTGGGGCACTCTGACGCTGCGGGAGACTCGCCCCGTCTCTGGCAAACAGTGGACCGACTCCGGGGAGCGGCACGACCGCCGGGGCCTGAAGGCGCGGGAGGCGACCACCGACCGGCCGGTCCCGATCCCGGCCGTCCTGGTCGCGATCCTCCAGACCCACCTGAAAGCGTTCGGGACGGCGAAGGAAGGGCGCGTCTTTGGCAACGAGCGCGGGGGAGTGGTCGGCTCATCTACCTACTGGCGGGTGTGGGAGGAGGCCCGGGAGTATGCGCTCACGCCGGAGCGCGTCGACTCGCCGTTGGCCGGTCGCCCGTACGACTTGCGGCACGCGTGCATCACACGGTGGCTAAACGCTGGGGTGCCGATCGCTGAGGTAGCCCGGCGGGTCGGCAACTCGCCGGAGGTGATTCACCGGCGCTACCACGGCTGCATTGACGGTCACGAGGAAGCGGCCAATGTCAAGATCGCAAAGGCACTGGAGGAGGAGGGCGACGGCTAA
- a CDS encoding response regulator yields the protein MDDNKVIRQLIRVNLELEGIEVVTASDGAECLDVVHQVRPDLVTLDVVMPRLDGLRAAARLRADPRTRDLPIAIISACTQYEVEAGLEVGVDAFLAKPFDPTELVSVVRKLMERRRGDGEGGAGVDLGLGLELGTVLGAGEGVGAGKGGGPGAGPVSD from the coding sequence GTGGACGACAACAAGGTCATCCGGCAGCTGATCAGGGTCAATCTCGAGCTGGAGGGCATCGAGGTCGTGACCGCGTCCGATGGTGCCGAGTGTCTGGATGTCGTTCATCAGGTGCGACCCGATCTCGTGACCCTTGATGTCGTCATGCCCCGGCTGGACGGGCTGCGGGCCGCTGCTCGACTGCGTGCCGATCCGCGGACGCGTGATCTGCCGATTGCCATCATCAGCGCCTGTACGCAGTACGAGGTCGAAGCCGGCCTCGAAGTCGGCGTCGACGCCTTTCTCGCCAAGCCCTTTGATCCCACCGAACTCGTCTCCGTCGTACGGAAGTTGATGGAGCGGAGGAGGGGCGATGGCGAAGGAGGGGCCGGGGTGGATCTGGGGCTGGGGCTGGAGCTCGGGACGGTGTTGGGCGCGGGGGAAGGTGTAGGGGCGGGGAAGGGCGGCGGGCCGGGCGCGGGGCCTGTGTCCGATTAG
- the nrtL gene encoding ArgS-related anticodon-binding protein NrtL encodes MTPVELSRTVLRAVRRAVDDGELSVGVPERAVVTPPGPGGQGDYATNIALQLARPAGQPSLRVAEVLRSHLARAEGVAGVEITGPGFLNISLDGSAVSALVRRIQREGLRYGHTDSLAGQVFAVRVPYEVRAEVLADALARIVGAQGGRVDIGHGEPVTLRPVPASEDPAPLGPDAARWALLHPAPHDRPRITAEHLVQREGNPLFRVRYAHARTRAVSRNAADLGFTGRPGPLDAGDLVALLADHPRVLATAVTLPSPQGTSTGIPTPDPSAPSRLTRHLLALADATLVLLPTVLPRGEEKPLAAHRARLALAEAAGMVLAGGLSLLGIDAPDHL; translated from the coding sequence GTGACCCCCGTCGAGCTCTCCCGTACCGTGCTGCGCGCGGTGCGTCGTGCTGTGGACGATGGGGAGCTCAGTGTGGGTGTTCCTGAGCGGGCCGTGGTCACGCCGCCGGGGCCCGGGGGGCAGGGGGACTACGCCACCAACATCGCCCTGCAGCTCGCCCGGCCGGCCGGACAGCCGTCGCTTCGGGTTGCCGAGGTGCTCCGGTCGCACCTGGCCCGTGCCGAAGGCGTCGCCGGGGTCGAGATCACCGGGCCCGGGTTCCTCAACATCAGCCTCGACGGTTCCGCCGTCTCCGCCCTCGTCCGGCGGATACAGCGCGAAGGCCTGCGGTACGGGCACACCGACAGTCTCGCCGGACAGGTCTTCGCGGTGCGGGTGCCCTACGAAGTGCGGGCCGAGGTCCTGGCCGACGCGCTCGCGCGGATCGTCGGGGCGCAGGGCGGCCGTGTCGACATCGGGCACGGTGAGCCCGTCACCCTGCGGCCCGTACCCGCTTCCGAGGATCCCGCCCCCCTCGGTCCCGACGCCGCCCGCTGGGCCCTGCTCCACCCCGCCCCGCACGACCGGCCCCGCATCACCGCCGAGCATCTGGTGCAGCGTGAGGGCAATCCCCTCTTCCGCGTCCGCTACGCCCACGCCCGCACCCGGGCCGTCAGTCGTAACGCCGCCGATCTCGGCTTCACCGGCCGGCCCGGCCCGCTGGACGCCGGTGACCTCGTCGCCCTTCTCGCCGACCACCCCCGCGTCCTCGCGACGGCCGTCACCCTCCCGAGCCCGCAGGGAACATCCACCGGCATCCCCACCCCCGACCCCTCCGCGCCCTCCCGCCTCACCCGTCACCTCCTCGCGCTGGCCGACGCCACCCTCGTCCTTCTCCCCACCGTCCTGCCCCGTGGTGAGGAGAAACCCTTGGCCGCCCACCGTGCCCGGCTTGCGCTTGCCGAAGCTGCCGGGATGGTGCTGGCCGGCGGCCTGTCCCTGCTCGGCATCGACGCACCCGACCACCTCTGA
- the lysA gene encoding diaminopimelate decarboxylase — protein sequence MSRSAHPAGPRHADVLPEGHYSAPPTDLNALDAKVWARTVTRDTDGVVTVGGIDVKTLAEQHGTPAYILDEADFRDRARAWRTAFGADADVFYAGKAFLSRAVVRWLHEEGLNLDVCSGGELATALSAGMPADRIAFHGNNKSTDEIRRAVDAGVGRMVLDSFQEIVRVAHIAQSLGKRQRVQIRITVGVEAHTHEFIATAHEDQKFGIPLAGGQAAEAVRRALQLDGLELIGIHSHIGSQIFDMSGFEVAAHRVVGLLKDIRDEHGVELPEIDLGGGLGIAYTSDDDPREPHEIAKALTEIVTRECEVAKLRTPRISVEPGRAIVGPTAFTLYEVGTIKPLDGLRTYVSVDGGMSDNIRTALYDAEYSVALVSRVSDAQPMLARVVGKHCESGDIVVKDAFLPSDLAPGDLIAVPATGAYCRSMASNYNHVLRPPVVAVREGESRVIVRRETEEDLLRLDVG from the coding sequence ATGAGCCGTTCCGCCCACCCCGCCGGGCCCCGTCACGCCGACGTCCTTCCCGAAGGGCACTACTCCGCACCGCCCACCGACCTCAACGCCCTCGACGCCAAGGTGTGGGCGCGGACGGTCACGCGTGACACCGACGGTGTCGTCACCGTCGGCGGCATCGACGTCAAGACGCTCGCCGAGCAGCACGGCACCCCCGCCTACATCCTCGACGAGGCCGACTTCCGGGACCGGGCCCGTGCCTGGCGGACCGCCTTCGGGGCCGACGCCGACGTCTTCTACGCCGGCAAGGCGTTCCTGTCCCGGGCCGTGGTGCGGTGGCTGCACGAGGAGGGGCTCAACCTCGACGTCTGCTCGGGCGGCGAGCTCGCCACCGCCCTCTCCGCCGGTATGCCCGCCGACCGCATCGCGTTCCACGGCAACAACAAGTCCACGGACGAGATCCGCCGGGCCGTTGACGCCGGTGTGGGGCGGATGGTCCTCGACTCCTTCCAGGAGATCGTGCGGGTCGCGCACATCGCCCAGTCCCTGGGGAAGCGGCAGCGTGTCCAGATCCGTATCACCGTCGGCGTCGAGGCGCACACGCACGAGTTCATCGCCACGGCCCACGAGGACCAGAAGTTCGGCATTCCGCTCGCCGGTGGGCAGGCCGCCGAAGCCGTGCGCCGTGCGCTTCAGCTCGACGGGCTCGAGCTCATCGGGATCCACTCCCACATCGGGTCGCAGATCTTCGACATGTCCGGCTTTGAGGTCGCCGCGCACCGGGTGGTCGGACTGCTCAAGGACATTCGTGACGAGCACGGTGTCGAGCTGCCCGAGATCGACCTCGGCGGCGGCCTCGGTATCGCGTACACCAGCGACGACGATCCCCGTGAGCCCCACGAGATCGCCAAGGCGCTGACCGAGATCGTCACGCGTGAGTGCGAGGTCGCCAAGCTGCGCACGCCCCGCATCTCCGTCGAGCCCGGGCGGGCCATCGTCGGGCCGACCGCGTTCACGCTCTACGAGGTCGGCACCATCAAGCCGCTCGACGGGCTGAGGACGTACGTCTCCGTCGACGGCGGAATGTCGGACAACATCCGTACCGCGCTGTACGACGCCGAGTACAGCGTCGCCCTCGTCTCCCGTGTCTCCGACGCCCAGCCGATGCTCGCCCGTGTGGTCGGCAAGCACTGTGAGAGCGGGGACATCGTGGTCAAGGACGCGTTCCTGCCCTCGGACCTGGCACCGGGTGACCTGATCGCCGTGCCCGCCACGGGTGCGTACTGCCGGTCCATGGCCAGCAACTACAACCACGTGCTGCGGCCGCCGGTCGTGGCCGTGCGCGAGGGGGAGTCGCGGGTCATCGTGCGGCGGGAGACCGAGGAGGATCTGCTGCGCCTCGACGTCGGCTGA
- a CDS encoding homoserine dehydrogenase, whose amino-acid sequence MMRTRPLKVALLGCGVVGSEVARIMTTHADDLAARIGAPVELAGVAVRRPSRVRDGIDPALVTTDATALVKRGDIDVVVEVIGGIEPARTLITTAFEYGASVVSANKALLAQDGAALHAVAEEHGEDLYYEAAVAGAIPLIRPLRESLAGDKVNRVLGIVNGTTNFILDKMDSTGAGYQEALDEATALGYAEADPTADVEAFDAAAKAAILAGIAFHTRVRLDDVYREGMTEVTAADFASAREMGCTIKLLAICERAADGGSVTARVHPAMIPLTHPLASVRGAYNAVFVESDAAGQLMFYGPGAGGAPTASAVLGDLVAVCRNRLSGATGPGESAYAALPVSPMGDVVTRYHISLDVADKPGVLAQVATVFAEHGVSIDTVRQQGKDGEASLVVVTHRASDASLTGTVEALRNLDTVRGVASIMRVEGE is encoded by the coding sequence ATGATGCGTACGCGTCCGCTGAAGGTGGCGCTGCTGGGCTGTGGAGTGGTCGGCTCAGAGGTGGCGCGCATCATGACGACGCACGCCGACGACCTCGCCGCGCGCATCGGTGCTCCGGTGGAGCTGGCCGGCGTCGCCGTGCGGCGGCCCTCCAGAGTCCGGGACGGCATCGACCCCGCCCTGGTCACCACCGACGCCACCGCCCTCGTCAAACGTGGGGACATCGACGTCGTCGTCGAGGTCATCGGCGGCATCGAGCCCGCTCGTACGCTCATCACCACCGCCTTCGAGTACGGCGCCTCCGTCGTCTCCGCGAACAAGGCGCTTCTCGCGCAGGACGGCGCCGCGCTGCACGCCGTCGCCGAGGAGCACGGCGAGGACCTCTACTACGAGGCCGCCGTCGCCGGTGCCATTCCGCTGATCCGGCCGCTTCGTGAGTCCCTCGCCGGGGACAAGGTGAACCGGGTGCTCGGGATCGTCAACGGCACCACCAACTTCATCCTCGACAAGATGGACTCCACCGGCGCCGGGTATCAGGAGGCCCTCGACGAGGCCACTGCCCTGGGGTACGCCGAGGCCGACCCCACCGCCGACGTCGAGGCCTTCGATGCCGCCGCCAAGGCCGCCATCCTCGCCGGGATCGCCTTCCACACGCGCGTGCGCCTCGACGACGTCTACCGCGAGGGCATGACCGAGGTCACCGCGGCCGACTTCGCCTCCGCCAGGGAGATGGGCTGCACCATCAAGCTGCTCGCGATCTGTGAGCGGGCCGCGGACGGCGGGTCGGTCACCGCTCGCGTGCATCCGGCCATGATTCCGCTCACCCACCCGCTCGCCTCCGTGCGCGGCGCCTACAACGCCGTGTTCGTGGAGTCGGACGCGGCCGGGCAGCTGATGTTCTACGGTCCCGGCGCCGGCGGTGCTCCCACCGCCTCCGCCGTGCTCGGCGACCTCGTCGCCGTCTGCCGCAACCGGCTCAGCGGGGCAACGGGGCCCGGCGAGTCGGCGTACGCCGCCCTGCCGGTGTCGCCCATGGGCGATGTCGTCACCCGCTACCACATCAGCCTCGACGTCGCGGACAAACCTGGCGTTCTCGCCCAGGTGGCCACCGTCTTCGCCGAGCACGGGGTGTCGATCGATACCGTTCGGCAGCAGGGTAAGGACGGCGAGGCCTCCCTCGTCGTCGTCACCCACCGCGCGTCCGACGCCTCCCTGACCGGGACCGTCGAGGCGCTGCGCAACCTCGACACCGTGCGGGGTGTCGCCAGCATCATGCGGGTTGAAGGAGAGTAA
- the thrC gene encoding threonine synthase translates to MTHQWRGIIEEYRDRLPVSDSTPIVTLREGGTPLVPAQVLSERTGCEVHLKVEGANPTGSFKDRGMTMAITRAKEEGAQAVICASTGNTSASAAAYAVRAGMVCAVLVPQGKIAIGKMGQALVHGAKILQVDGNFDDCLTLARALSDNYPVALVNSVNPVRIEGQKTAAFEIVDMLGDAPDIHVLPVGNAGNITAYWKGYKEYAADGIAAQTPRMWGFQASGSAPIVRGEVVKDPSTIATAIRIGNPASWKFALAAQEESGGFIDEVTDREILRAYRLLAAQEGVFVEPASAASVAGLLKAAEQGKVDPGQRIVCTVTGNGLKDPDWAVAGAPQPVTVPVDAATAAERLGLL, encoded by the coding sequence ATGACCCACCAGTGGCGCGGAATCATCGAGGAGTACCGGGACCGGCTGCCGGTATCCGACAGCACGCCCATCGTGACGCTCCGTGAGGGCGGCACGCCCCTCGTGCCCGCGCAGGTGCTCTCCGAGCGCACGGGCTGCGAGGTCCACCTCAAGGTGGAGGGCGCCAACCCGACCGGGTCCTTCAAGGACCGCGGTATGACCATGGCCATCACGCGGGCCAAGGAGGAGGGCGCGCAGGCCGTCATCTGCGCCTCCACCGGCAACACCTCCGCGTCCGCCGCCGCGTACGCGGTGCGCGCCGGCATGGTCTGTGCCGTGCTCGTCCCGCAGGGCAAGATCGCGATCGGCAAGATGGGCCAGGCCCTCGTGCACGGCGCGAAGATCCTCCAGGTCGACGGCAACTTCGACGACTGCCTCACGCTCGCGCGTGCGCTGAGCGACAACTACCCGGTGGCGCTGGTCAATTCGGTCAACCCGGTGCGTATCGAGGGTCAGAAGACGGCCGCCTTCGAGATCGTGGACATGCTCGGGGACGCCCCCGACATCCATGTCCTGCCGGTCGGCAACGCGGGCAACATCACCGCGTACTGGAAGGGCTACAAGGAGTACGCCGCCGACGGGATCGCCGCGCAGACCCCCCGCATGTGGGGCTTCCAGGCGTCCGGCAGTGCGCCGATCGTGCGCGGCGAGGTCGTCAAGGACCCGTCGACGATCGCCACCGCGATCCGCATCGGCAACCCCGCCTCGTGGAAGTTCGCGCTGGCGGCTCAGGAGGAGTCCGGCGGCTTCATCGACGAGGTGACGGACCGTGAGATCCTGCGCGCCTACCGGCTGTTGGCCGCGCAGGAGGGCGTCTTCGTGGAGCCCGCGTCCGCCGCGTCCGTGGCCGGTCTGCTGAAGGCCGCCGAGCAGGGCAAGGTCGACCCGGGGCAGCGGATCGTCTGCACGGTCACCGGAAACGGTCTGAAGGACCCCGACTGGGCCGTCGCCGGCGCGCCGCAGCCGGTCACCGTCCCGGTCGACGCGGCCACGGCGGCCGAGCGCCTCGGACTCCTCTGA
- the thrB gene encoding homoserine kinase produces MAGPAFRAAPVRVRVPATSANLGPGFDAFGLALGLYDDVVVRVADSGLHIDIAGEGSETLPRDEKHLLVRSLRTAFDALGGQPRGLEIVCANRIPHGRGLGSSSAAICAGIVAARAVTIGGESKLDDAALLELATEIEGHPDNVAACLLGGFTLSWMEAGAARAIRMEPADSIVPVVFVPGKPVLTETARGLLPRSVPHVDAAANAGRAALLVEALTRRPELLLPATEDRLHQEYRAPAMPESAALVERLRADGIPAVISGAGPTVMALADAGTADKIEASAGADWAANRLDLDLQGASVLPLAPSGDL; encoded by the coding sequence ATGGCCGGTCCCGCCTTCCGTGCCGCCCCTGTCCGGGTGCGCGTCCCCGCCACCAGCGCCAACCTCGGCCCGGGGTTCGACGCCTTCGGCCTCGCGCTGGGGCTCTACGACGACGTCGTCGTCCGGGTGGCCGACTCGGGGCTGCACATCGACATCGCGGGGGAGGGCAGCGAGACGCTCCCGCGCGACGAGAAGCACCTCCTCGTCCGCTCCCTGCGCACCGCCTTCGACGCCCTGGGCGGCCAGCCGCGCGGCCTGGAGATCGTCTGCGCCAACCGCATCCCGCACGGCCGGGGCCTCGGCTCCTCCTCCGCCGCGATCTGCGCCGGCATCGTCGCCGCGCGCGCGGTGACCATAGGCGGCGAGAGCAAGCTCGACGACGCCGCCCTGCTGGAACTCGCGACCGAGATCGAGGGGCACCCGGACAACGTGGCGGCCTGTCTGCTCGGCGGGTTCACCCTGTCCTGGATGGAGGCGGGCGCCGCGCGGGCGATCAGGATGGAGCCCGCCGATTCCATCGTTCCGGTGGTTTTCGTGCCCGGAAAGCCGGTCCTCACCGAGACCGCGCGCGGACTGCTCCCGCGCTCCGTGCCGCACGTCGACGCCGCCGCCAACGCGGGCCGGGCCGCACTGCTCGTCGAGGCCCTCACCCGACGCCCCGAACTGCTGCTGCCCGCCACCGAGGACCGTCTGCACCAGGAGTACCGCGCGCCGGCCATGCCGGAGAGCGCGGCGCTGGTGGAGCGGCTGCGCGCCGACGGCATCCCCGCGGTGATCTCCGGCGCCGGCCCCACCGTGATGGCGCTGGCCGACGCGGGCACGGCCGACAAGATCGAGGCGTCGGCCGGCGCGGACTGGGCCGCGAACCGCCTGGACCTGGATCTGCAAGGGGCGAGCGTGCTGCCTCTTGCGCCCTCCGGCGACCTTTGA